GCATTTCTGTATCTATGATTGTTTTGGCTCTTGGTTCAGCTCCCAGCCTTCACAGAAGTCAGATTAGACATAGAATAAATGAACAACTGATCCGTACTGACCTTCCCGTCTGTCTCTTGAGGGTCTGCGTCAGTTTCTGGATctccctctcagtctgagacACCCTCTCAGCAGCCTGGAACACCTTTACATTCAGAGTCCTCTTTATGCTTTTCCCCCCCATGTAAGCCTCCACCCCAGTCGCtaccccagcagcagcagccccccCCTCAGCAGGACCAATACTCTTGCCTCCTAGCTTGTTGTTGAGAAAGTCAAAGACGTTTTTGCGCCCCCCAGTGGCACCCCCCCGTGGCCTTCTGCGTCGAGGCTTCCTCTTCGGGCGGCCTGTCCCCTTTCCATCTTTGGCAGACTTCATGCGGGGTCGTCTCGGGGTGAGCTCGAGACACTCGTCCAGAGGCTTCCCTTTAGGCACGACGACTGCCATGACTGGCTCTAGTCGACCATCCTGCGCCTTTCCTAAGCCTGAGAAAACACAAGGGACACACGTTACACTTTTCTGCACATGTTAaacatattatgctcattttcaggacCCCTAATTTGTGCTTCTAGTTGGGACATGTTTACTTGCTTCAATGTCCAATAAATgtattctcatactgcctggcTCCAGCACCTCTTTCACATGCTCATGAACATACCAAAGTCATAGGAACTACTTTTTAACTCTTGAAATGGGACGACCCGAGGCATTAGAATGTGTCATCAGCCGTGCTGAAGGTCTCCTACTACCAATCTAGTTACTAAAAtcaaattaaaaaatgtttattGTATCTTTTGTGACCCATTGATTTGAGTTTTTTGCAAGACCCCCTTTCAATCAAACTTCCATACCTATCTATATGAATTATTATTAACCTCATTATAAGGATGTCCTGGCTTATGTGAGGTACTCCTTCTTTTGCAATGATattgattatttattttatacagCACCTATCCCACTGAGGTTTTGTTGCCTGGGCGCTCAGCCAAATTGTTCCTCCGCATTTAACCCTTCCTAAATATTGAAGTGCAGCACAGTGCAGAGCGTAGGGACCAACTTAAATTCTAAAGCCAATGCTTTATCAAGGGCGGATTAAGTAAATGTAGCATGCATGTGTTTAGGGAAGGAGGAAACCTTGGGGGAAACATGCAAAATCTGGCCAGGTTCTTACCCGTACCTTCTTTCTGTAAGATGACAACGCAACTAAGGCACTTAGCATGCACGTTGCAAAGAAGATATTAACTAATGTTTCTTAAACTTGTTATGACCTTCCTTTAATGCTGGTGAGACATGTGTATGGAGAGTAGTGCAGTAAATGACTTATCTtgctaaaaaaagaaagaaaataaatcaataaataaataagtgccaCGATCAGAACAGGACGTTACCACTTTAGAAACTGAAATGTGATTCATGTGCACTTGGACTTACCTTTCCCGTATTCATAACCCATTTTGAGCATGAGCTTGGATCCGATGCCTTTGGTGTGGGCCTCCCAGCCACCGAAATCGGCACTTCTTAAAATGTCTGTGGCATCTACAGCGGAGTCCATAACTATTGGGTAACAAGTGAAAACCAAGAAGAAATAGTTAGTTACACAACTTTCACTCAAATTAAAAACTTTACTTCCACATACATTGCATTACCAGCTTTTAAAAAGGTTTCTGAGACTAGTTCTGGCTTTGATTGACAGGTATAGCAACTCATAACCATAGACACCTTTTGCAAAAACCACAtcatcttcatcttcatctCCACTGTCGTCAGAGTCAGAGGAGGAGGGCAGGTCGTCCTCTCTCAAAGGAGGGATGATGCAGTCGGCCTCCACCACGACATCTTTCAGCAGCACCGAGTCAAACTTCACAGTGAAGAAACCACTGTCCAATTCTACAGTgagagaaaacagaaaagtttaGTCAGAAAAAgttttaaactaaattattttaTTACCTTTTGTAAATGGTATTTAGATAACTGATGATTGTCAAGGAAATGTATCTATTGGacactttacattcagtatatcACAGTATCGTGGACACTTACTGCCTAAACTGTGAGTTTGCTTTAAAATTCGTGATCAAAACCTGGCCCTGTCATCATAATACCTTTGATTTTGGCAGGGTACCAGAGGCCGTCCTCATGTCGAGCCAAGCAGGACGAGCCTGCTTCAAGATTGCTCAGGTCGAACTCAAGGAACTCTCTGAGCTCCGACACATACACCACTTCACCGTGGGAAAACCTTCAAGAAGCAGAAGACAGAAATTAGATAAAGCTGATTTCACAGTGCTTGTTGGAGCTCAAACTGTAATACAATCTCTATTAATGTTTTCCCATTTGTGAAAATACTAGACAGTCATTTAGACAATCATGGTTCACCAAATAACAAGCAGATCAATAGGGTGACAACTACATTTTTTataaaagtagcaaaagaagGAACATTTCTCAGAGTCTTTGACTGATTTCTGTAGATATGGTCAGCCTGCATTATGTGGACAATGGGTGACACTTGCTGGAGGATATCTGCTATTACAAAGGAGGCAGGCAAATACTGACAATAAAACAACCCCTTGCTGGTCTTAGTGTAAAAACATTGGAACTTTACCTGCATGTATCCGGGAAGCGACATTTGTCCTCCAGGTAATATGGACAGGGTTTCATAGACTTCTGGGTGGGGTAGACGTAGAAAACTCTAACTTGTGCCTCTTCTCCATCTGCTGGTTCTGCCCCCACCACCATGGCATTGTGATACTCCAATGTCCCCCATGATGTCCGGTACGGTGCTCTTACTTTGGTGCCACTGAGtgtatcttcttcttcttcctcctcctcatcctcaccATACTCTACCCCACCTTCCTCCTCATTGTCCTTCTCTCTAGTGTCAGAGCTACTACCTGACGACCCCCCGAGTTCAGTGTAGAAAGCAGCAAACTCATCGTTCAAACTGCCGTGTGCTCCGTTTGTGCCAGCTGCTGCCGTTGAGGTGTTCGCCTGAAATCCATAGATGTCCTCCAGGCTGGCCAGAAGCTTACTCTTTTTGACAGACACCAGGCTGGACTCGGTGAGCTCTATCAGCTGACTGAGGTCCTCTTTCAGTTGTAGCAGGTCAGACTGCTGGGAAGGGTCCAGGCCAGCTGACAGGGCGGTGTCCACCTGCTGCAGCTGGGCACCATAGGCACTGATGGCTGCCTCCAGGGTTCCTTCATCCATGCTGACACTTGGCACAGGACAGGGACAGGAATGGACAGCATGAAGCCTCCAAGACCACTGAGGAAAAATAAGATGATagatttaaagtagagataagTTAGGAGATAAAAGCAGAATGAGTAGATAACATGAGAATTCAATCATTTCCTGTAATGCGTATTTTAGTGACTATCTATTAATAACATGGTCCAAGGACATTGACAGACTGAGTGGGAAGACCACAGTCAATGACAAGATAACTGAAGTCAAAGGAATACAGTTAAGTTACCACTAAACTAACAGTATAATTTACTGTAttcaaaaggtaaataaaaaaaCTAGTCCTGCTTCATACACTAGCGGTATGTTAGGGCATGTTTTCCGTAAGATTTATAAGTCCCCCGTATATCTAATTAGGTACCATTGTAAAACAATTTAACAGAACGTTAACGTTTAATAGCAAACCATGGTTAATTTTAGAGGTAGTGTTAGCTAAATATTAGCCGTTTTTAAGCTAACGTACAACTGAGCATAATAACAGTAGCATTACCTTCGTATTTAGACTAGCTGTCTGACATCCACTGCAAAGACGGAAAACGTCATAGCCATGAAAACAACGTGCTATGTTAGGAAAAGAAGACCATTAGCTGAATTCACATAATTGATCAGCACAGTGACAACATGGACTGGTCCTGTAGCAAGCTAGCAGACGAGAATGAATGATATCAGTtcctttcaaaaataaaattggCTTTAGATGGTGGATGTTTTCCAACTTCGTATTGTCAGTACGTATACTGACAATACGAAGTTGGCAGTCAGAGGCTGaatgtattgtatttttttgtttatatATGTATAGGTATTGTTTATTATACATTTCTATACGGTTTTATTTTTCACAGTAGCGctttatattgttttattttgaaaatccaACCGATGGAGCAGGAAAACTCATGTTATCCTGCGTCATTCGAGCGACATGGACGCAGAAACATGACGTTCATTGTGGGTGGAGTTCAGCAACTTCACCAGTGTGATGTTAAAATCTTATATTTGTAGTAAAGCCATTTATATGGGCTTATTTGGCCTTGCAGCGGGTCCACTAACTTCTGCTAATGTGAAGGTAGGCTAAACTGTCTGGTGACGCCTGTACCGCAGCCTCAGCAGCATGCAGGATGCTGTCAGCTAACTAGCATCGATGCTACATATGTTCTACTGTTACTGCATGTACATAGTATTGCCCTGTATCTGTTTCTTTACGCTAATAGTTTAACGTTTAACTTTTCTAAAGGGCAATTGGTAGATGATAATAAGTACATAATACAGACAACTTACTACTTCCTTGGAACAACAAAATACATCAACAATGTCTCTGACAATACTAAAACAAAACCAAGACCAGAAGCAACACCATAACCAGGCTCAGCTTTGACCTCCATAAGAATGTCCAGAGGACAGTGTCAACATTCagacaaaaaacatttcaattttCTTGACTAAAGGCTGATTGACcaattttttaaattatatataaCATTTAGTTAAGAAGTCAAAAGCAGGTAAGATTGGTGACTGGTCAATAACATTTTCAGTGCAAGTGTTAACAATTGTTATACCGTTAGGTCAGAAAATACTCATCTCAATAGGTCTAATTTGTAGGACAGAGCTGAAAAATAAAGATAGGTTTTTTGCATAATATGCTTGAATTTCCTATCTACACCTTTTTTTTTGTGCGGTTTTCTCTATGTATGTTGCAATTTTATTACAACATTTTAAATTGCATAACCGTTAGTTTTACGATATACTGTCTGTACTAACTAATTGTTTACTTACTTGTAAACAATTGTCAATATAACTTTCTGATTACATAAAGTACATTGAAATATCACCGCAAAAAGTACTTGGCCAACATGGCAGGTGACCAGCACAGTTTTAATCTCAGTTACAATGTTGATTATTTTAGCACTAAAATAAATTcgatttagtttttttaattatttgacTAGTACAATTTCAGTGAACTGCGATACTGCCTGTTCTTTCAATTTGTGCATTAATACTTATTTTATCCATCTTCTATCCCTCTGCACTTCTTCATTAAAGTGACTCCTGCAATCATGCCTACAATCATGCATCAGATCAGTGATCCAAAGATCGCCTTTGCCTTCCTGCGCCCGGCCTGTGTCCTCCTCACCAAAGCTCCCACAGTGACCAACGTGGAGACGCTGAGCGCTCAGCTAAAAGAAATCGACGATGCCACGTTACAGCAGCTCCAAGAGTACGTCCTCTTCCCTCTTCGTTTCGTACTCAAAGTCCCT
This Pseudochaenichthys georgianus chromosome 7, fPseGeo1.2, whole genome shotgun sequence DNA region includes the following protein-coding sequences:
- the zgpat gene encoding zinc finger CCCH-type with G patch domain-containing protein, coding for MDEGTLEAAISAYGAQLQQVDTALSAGLDPSQQSDLLQLKEDLSQLIELTESSLVSVKKSKLLASLEDIYGFQANTSTAAAGTNGAHGSLNDEFAAFYTELGGSSGSSSDTREKDNEEEGGVEYGEDEEEEEEEDTLSGTKVRAPYRTSWGTLEYHNAMVVGAEPADGEEAQVRVFYVYPTQKSMKPCPYYLEDKCRFPDTCRFSHGEVVYVSELREFLEFDLSNLEAGSSCLARHEDGLWYPAKIKELDSGFFTVKFDSVLLKDVVVEADCIIPPLREDDLPSSSDSDDSGDEDEDDVVFAKVMDSAVDATDILRSADFGGWEAHTKGIGSKLMLKMGYEYGKGLGKAQDGRLEPVMAVVVPKGKPLDECLELTPRRPRMKSAKDGKGTGRPKRKPRRRRPRGGATGGRKNVFDFLNNKLGGKSIGPAEGGAAAAGVATGVEAYMGGKSIKRTLNVKVFQAAERVSQTEREIQKLTQTLKRQTGRDASRVKQLEEKLSAARRLLAQQKAQELSVQGEHRKSDTHKKMTEF